A section of the Brevundimonas sp. AJA228-03 genome encodes:
- the gyrB gene encoding DNA topoisomerase (ATP-hydrolyzing) subunit B — MTDEPIHERTADNAEEAAYGAESIKVLKGLDAVRKRPGMYIGDTDDGSGLHHMVYEVVDNAIDEALAGHADLVEVILNADGSVTVTDNGRGIPVDIHEGEGVSAAEVIMTQLHAGGKFDQNSYKVSGGLHGVGVSVVNALSDWLKLVIFRNGQRHEMKFERGDTVESLRVTGEAPMRDNGKVLSGTQVTFYPSVTTFAHIDFDLKTLEHRLRELAFLNSGVVIKLQDHRGVEPFEEILHYEGGVEAFVRHLDKSKTPILKDVIVIRGKRDNIEIDLALWWNDSYHETMLCFTNNIPQRDGGTHLSAFRTSLTKVMGAYMESSGALKKEKVAPTGEDAREGLTCVLSVKVPDPKFSSQTKDKLVSSEVRPAVEGLCTDGLSQWFEEHPVEARLVVAKIIEAASAREAARKARDLTRRKSALDISSLPGKLADCQERDPAKSELFIVEGDSAGGSAKQARNRENQAVLPLRGKILNVERARFDRMLSSELIGTLILALGTGIGRDDFNADKLRYHKIILMADADVDGAHIRTLLLTFFYRQMPELIERGHVFIAQPPLYKVSKGKQSRYLKDQSEMDSYLIEEGSSDAELDMATGERRTGHDLQALVRDAKAFKAQVDRLSQRAPAFAIEQGALAGLFAEDADPVGASAAAAERLNLYAEEGDGVWSGFPGEQGAVVFGRSRRAVQETIVLEEALIRSLDGRRLAERAAAFEGLFDAPATYRRKDKSIIIRGPIDLLTAVLDQGKKGLAIQRYKGLGEMNPEQLWETTLDANARTLLRVQVDHADDADDLFAKLMGDVVEPRREFIQDNALDAAVDV, encoded by the coding sequence ATGACCGACGAACCGATCCACGAACGTACCGCCGACAATGCCGAAGAGGCCGCTTACGGCGCCGAGTCCATCAAGGTTCTCAAGGGTCTGGATGCGGTTCGCAAACGCCCAGGCATGTATATCGGCGACACCGACGACGGCTCGGGCCTGCATCACATGGTCTATGAGGTGGTCGACAACGCCATCGACGAGGCCCTGGCCGGTCATGCCGATCTGGTCGAGGTGATCCTGAACGCCGACGGCTCGGTCACCGTCACCGACAACGGGCGCGGCATTCCGGTCGACATCCATGAGGGCGAGGGCGTCTCGGCGGCCGAGGTCATCATGACCCAGCTACACGCGGGCGGAAAGTTCGACCAGAACTCCTACAAGGTCTCCGGCGGCCTGCACGGCGTGGGCGTCTCGGTCGTCAACGCCCTGTCCGACTGGCTGAAGCTGGTGATCTTCCGTAACGGCCAGCGCCACGAGATGAAGTTCGAGCGGGGCGACACGGTCGAGAGCTTGCGGGTCACGGGCGAGGCCCCGATGCGCGACAACGGCAAGGTGCTGTCGGGCACCCAGGTGACCTTCTATCCGTCCGTCACCACCTTCGCCCATATCGACTTCGACCTGAAGACGCTGGAACACCGCCTGCGCGAACTGGCCTTCCTGAATTCGGGCGTGGTGATCAAGCTGCAGGACCATCGCGGCGTCGAGCCGTTCGAGGAAATCCTGCACTATGAAGGGGGCGTCGAGGCCTTCGTGCGCCACCTGGACAAGTCCAAGACGCCGATCCTGAAGGACGTCATCGTCATTCGCGGCAAGCGCGACAATATCGAGATCGACCTGGCCCTGTGGTGGAACGATTCCTACCACGAGACCATGCTTTGCTTCACCAACAACATCCCCCAGCGGGATGGCGGCACCCATCTGTCGGCCTTCCGCACCAGCCTGACCAAGGTGATGGGGGCCTATATGGAAAGCTCGGGCGCCCTGAAGAAGGAGAAGGTCGCCCCGACCGGCGAGGACGCGCGCGAGGGCCTGACCTGCGTGCTGTCGGTCAAGGTTCCGGACCCGAAATTCAGCTCCCAGACCAAGGACAAGCTGGTGTCGTCCGAGGTCCGCCCGGCGGTCGAGGGGCTGTGCACCGACGGCCTGAGCCAGTGGTTCGAGGAACATCCGGTCGAGGCCAGGCTGGTGGTCGCCAAGATCATCGAGGCGGCCTCGGCGCGTGAAGCCGCCCGCAAGGCCCGCGACCTGACGCGGCGCAAGTCGGCGCTGGATATCTCCTCCCTGCCCGGGAAGCTCGCCGACTGCCAGGAACGCGACCCGGCCAAGTCCGAGCTGTTCATCGTCGAGGGCGATTCCGCCGGCGGCTCGGCCAAACAGGCGCGCAACCGCGAGAACCAGGCCGTCCTGCCCCTGCGCGGCAAGATCCTGAACGTCGAGCGGGCCCGGTTCGACCGAATGCTGTCGTCCGAGCTGATCGGGACGCTGATCCTGGCGCTGGGCACCGGCATCGGCCGCGACGACTTCAACGCCGACAAGCTGCGCTATCACAAGATCATTCTGATGGCCGACGCCGACGTCGACGGGGCGCACATCCGGACGCTGCTCTTGACCTTCTTCTATCGGCAGATGCCCGAACTGATCGAACGCGGCCACGTCTTCATCGCCCAGCCGCCGCTCTACAAGGTCTCCAAGGGCAAGCAGTCGCGCTATCTGAAGGATCAGTCGGAGATGGACTCCTATCTGATCGAGGAGGGGTCGTCGGACGCCGAGCTGGACATGGCCACGGGCGAGCGCCGCACCGGCCACGACCTGCAGGCCCTGGTCCGCGACGCCAAGGCCTTCAAGGCCCAGGTCGATCGCCTGAGCCAGCGCGCGCCCGCCTTCGCCATCGAACAGGGCGCGCTCGCGGGCCTGTTCGCCGAGGACGCGGACCCGGTCGGGGCGTCGGCCGCTGCGGCCGAACGTCTGAACCTGTATGCCGAGGAAGGCGACGGGGTCTGGTCGGGTTTCCCCGGCGAACAGGGGGCGGTCGTGTTCGGCCGCAGCCGCCGTGCGGTGCAGGAAACCATCGTGCTGGAAGAGGCGCTGATCCGATCTCTCGACGGGCGTCGTCTGGCCGAGCGCGCCGCCGCCTTCGAGGGTCTGTTCGATGCGCCCGCCACCTATCGGAGGAAGGACAAATCGATCATCATCCGGGGGCCGATCGACCTGCTGACTGCGGTGCTGGACCAGGGCAAGAAGGGCCTGGCCATCCAGCGCTATAAGGGTCTGGGCGAGATGAACCCAGAACAGCTGTGGGAGACCACGCTGGACGCCAACGCCCGCACCCTGCTGCGGGTCCAGGTCGATCACGCCGACGACGCCGACGACCTGTTCGCCAAGCTGATGGGCGACGTCGTCGAACCGCGGCGGGAGTTCATCCAGGACAACGCCCTGGACGCGGCGGTGGACGTTTAA
- a CDS encoding aldo/keto reductase has product MTRMTSFSDGTSVPILGQGTWMIGDDPGKRDAEQAALARGIDLGLTLIDTAELYGDGRSERLIGEVIAGRRDEVFLVSKIRPENAGEMTMMLHCEKSLERLGVERLDLYLLHWQSRHPLEEIVAGFEELIDEGMILRWGVSNLDLRTMKRLEAIDGGDLCSANQVLYHLGSRGIEFDLLPWSQERIMPIMAYSPLGRGDILNHPAIQAVADRHDATPAQIALAAILRQEGVIAIPKASTIEHVEANVAALEIELDAEDIAVLDRAFPPPTTSQALDII; this is encoded by the coding sequence ATGACCCGCATGACCAGCTTTTCCGACGGCACCTCGGTTCCGATCCTCGGCCAGGGGACCTGGATGATCGGCGACGATCCCGGCAAGCGCGATGCCGAGCAGGCGGCACTGGCGCGAGGCATCGACCTCGGCCTGACCCTGATCGACACGGCCGAACTGTATGGCGACGGCCGGTCCGAGCGGCTGATCGGCGAAGTCATCGCCGGGCGGCGCGACGAGGTCTTCCTGGTGTCCAAGATCAGGCCCGAGAACGCGGGCGAGATGACCATGATGCTCCACTGCGAGAAGTCGCTGGAGCGGCTCGGGGTCGAGCGGCTGGACCTGTATCTGCTGCACTGGCAGAGCCGCCATCCGCTGGAGGAGATCGTCGCCGGGTTCGAGGAATTGATCGACGAGGGGATGATCCTGCGCTGGGGGGTGTCGAACCTCGACCTGCGCACCATGAAGAGGCTGGAGGCGATCGACGGGGGCGACCTCTGCTCGGCCAACCAGGTCCTCTATCACCTGGGCTCGCGCGGCATCGAGTTCGACCTGCTGCCCTGGTCGCAGGAGCGGATCATGCCGATCATGGCCTATTCGCCGCTGGGCCGGGGCGACATCCTGAACCACCCCGCGATCCAGGCCGTGGCCGACCGCCACGACGCCACGCCGGCCCAGATCGCCCTGGCCGCCATCCTGCGTCAGGAAGGGGTGATCGCCATCCCCAAGGCCTCTACCATCGAGCACGTCGAGGCCAATGTCGCCGCCCTGGAGATCGAACTGGACGCCGAGGACATCGCGGTCCTCGACCGCGCCTTTCCGCCGCCCACGACCAGCCAGGCGCTGGACATCATCTGA
- a CDS encoding alpha/beta fold hydrolase, with protein sequence MQTRIVETDGLTQQVLEDGPEGAPLVLLIHGFPELGLSWRAQVKALGAAGYRAVAPDMRGYGGTDKPGRTEEHTILHLVGDMVDLVRALGRSEGTVVGHDWGAPVAWHCALMRPDLFTAVAGLSVPFQPRRPGGPPTPAMAALARRAGKGELYMNQFQAPDAHRIFEADVATGLRKGFYSYDGATPDDRQSTGFIAPGHDFLSEVPDDATLPPWMSQGHFAEYVSAFGAGGFKGPIDWYRCLDLNWSLTAFLQGRKIPQPSMFMVGQRDPVRHYAGQHEAGLKDWLTDLRSQTVLPGAGHWLQQERPEEVNAALIGFLKSL encoded by the coding sequence ATGCAGACGCGCATCGTCGAGACCGATGGCCTGACCCAGCAGGTGCTGGAGGACGGCCCCGAGGGCGCGCCGCTGGTTCTGCTGATCCACGGCTTTCCCGAGTTGGGCCTCAGCTGGCGGGCGCAGGTGAAGGCGCTCGGGGCGGCGGGCTATCGCGCGGTCGCCCCGGACATGCGCGGCTATGGCGGGACCGACAAGCCGGGGCGGACCGAAGAGCACACCATCCTGCATCTGGTCGGGGACATGGTCGATCTGGTCCGGGCGCTGGGCCGGAGCGAAGGCACGGTGGTCGGACACGACTGGGGGGCACCCGTCGCCTGGCATTGCGCCCTGATGCGGCCGGACCTGTTCACGGCCGTGGCGGGTCTTTCGGTGCCGTTCCAGCCGCGCCGTCCAGGCGGACCCCCGACCCCGGCGATGGCCGCCCTGGCCCGCCGCGCGGGCAAGGGCGAGCTCTATATGAACCAGTTCCAGGCCCCCGATGCGCATCGGATCTTCGAGGCGGACGTGGCGACCGGTTTGAGGAAGGGCTTCTACAGCTACGACGGGGCGACGCCCGATGACCGCCAGTCGACCGGCTTCATCGCCCCCGGCCACGACTTCCTGTCCGAGGTGCCCGACGACGCCACCCTGCCGCCGTGGATGAGCCAGGGTCATTTCGCGGAATATGTCTCGGCCTTCGGCGCGGGCGGGTTCAAGGGGCCGATCGACTGGTACCGGTGCCTGGATCTGAACTGGTCGCTGACCGCCTTCCTGCAGGGCCGGAAGATCCCCCAGCCGTCGATGTTCATGGTCGGACAACGCGATCCCGTGCGCCACTACGCCGGTCAGCACGAGGCGGGGCTGAAGGACTGGCTGACCGACCTTCGCAGCCAGACCGTCCTGCCGGGCGCGGGCCACTGGCTGCAGCAGGAACGGCCGGAGGAGGTCAATGCGGCGCTGATCGGGTTCCTGAAATCCCTCTGA
- a CDS encoding S9 family peptidase, with protein MIVAMEMVQAQAAQANLVGRWEGALNVGGTSLPIVIRVEQGPNGLVTVMDSPAQNVRGIPVADLGQSGGVVRFAVPVARGGFEGAVSADGGTWTGTWTQGGASLPLILTRAANAAEPAGPNRPQTPQPPFPYAAEDVTFRNDGAGITLAGTLTLPEGSGPFPAVVLLTGSGAQDRDETIFDHKPFAVWADALTRRGIAVLRYDDRGIGGSGGGGPNETMADFATDARAAITFLQTRPEIDAARIGLIGHSEGGAIAPLAVLNGAPAAFVVMLAGPAVSGAEIITEQAALIAAASGQTPEQVAEVRRVQGRTMAAVVANRNDGPAAAAAASAVLVEAGIPAEQARNSTAAMASGWYRYFVAYDPAPALAALTVPLLAVYGDRDLQVPATLDAGALRRLQPSAEIVVLPGLNHLMQTATTGLPGEYGTIEETVSPLALDTVTDWVVKVTTR; from the coding sequence ATGATCGTGGCGATGGAAATGGTTCAGGCGCAGGCGGCCCAGGCCAATCTGGTCGGCCGGTGGGAGGGAGCGCTGAACGTCGGCGGAACGTCGCTGCCGATCGTGATCCGTGTCGAGCAGGGTCCGAACGGGCTGGTGACCGTCATGGACAGCCCGGCCCAGAATGTGCGCGGTATCCCGGTCGCCGATCTGGGCCAGAGCGGCGGTGTCGTCCGCTTCGCTGTCCCCGTCGCGCGCGGCGGGTTCGAGGGCGCGGTCTCGGCCGATGGCGGCACCTGGACCGGCACCTGGACGCAAGGGGGGGCCTCCCTGCCCCTGATCCTGACGCGCGCGGCCAACGCCGCAGAGCCGGCCGGTCCGAACCGGCCCCAGACGCCGCAGCCGCCCTTTCCCTATGCGGCCGAGGATGTGACCTTCCGCAATGACGGCGCGGGCATCACCCTGGCGGGCACATTGACCCTGCCGGAAGGGTCGGGGCCTTTTCCGGCCGTCGTCCTGCTGACCGGATCGGGCGCGCAGGATCGGGACGAGACGATTTTCGACCACAAGCCCTTCGCGGTCTGGGCCGATGCCCTGACGCGGCGTGGGATCGCGGTGCTACGCTATGACGACCGCGGCATCGGCGGGTCGGGCGGCGGCGGGCCGAACGAGACCATGGCCGATTTCGCCACGGACGCCCGGGCCGCGATCACCTTCCTGCAGACCCGGCCCGAGATCGACGCCGCCCGCATCGGCCTGATCGGTCACAGCGAGGGTGGTGCCATCGCGCCCCTGGCCGTCCTGAATGGCGCGCCCGCCGCCTTCGTCGTGATGCTGGCGGGACCGGCCGTGTCGGGAGCCGAGATTATCACCGAACAGGCCGCATTGATCGCCGCAGCCTCCGGCCAGACTCCGGAGCAGGTGGCAGAGGTGCGAAGGGTGCAAGGCCGGACCATGGCCGCCGTGGTCGCCAACAGGAACGACGGCCCCGCCGCAGCCGCAGCCGCCAGTGCCGTGCTGGTCGAGGCCGGCATTCCGGCGGAACAGGCGCGCAACAGCACCGCCGCCATGGCCTCGGGCTGGTACCGGTATTTCGTCGCCTACGACCCCGCTCCGGCCCTCGCCGCCCTGACCGTGCCGCTGCTGGCCGTCTATGGTGACAGGGACCTGCAGGTGCCCGCGACGCTGGACGCCGGGGCCCTGCGCCGGCTCCAGCCCTCGGCCGAGATCGTCGTCCTGCCGGGCCTCAACCACCTGATGCAGACCGCCACCACCGGCCTGCCCGGCGAATACGGGACGATCGAGGAGACGGTGTCACCGCTGGCTCTGGACACGGTCACCGACTGGGTGGTGAAGGTGACCACTCGCTGA
- a CDS encoding pirin family protein — MIEMVIDARRKDLGGFEVGRILPFHSRRMVGPFIFLDHMGPAEFAPGSEAINVRPHPHIGLSTLTYLFEGEIMHRDSLGFSQAIRPGEVNWMTAGKGIVHSERTDPLKQAQGGPMNGMQAWIALPDEAEEIDPGFQHHGEDSLPAYENSGLFARLVAGEAYGAAASVKTSSPLFYVHWEMQPGVRTTPPSGKGAGGMSERALYVAKGQVEIGDRTFHEGQMIVLAPHAEPTVKSLTQATVMALGGEPVGPRLIWWNFVSSSQARLDQAKADWQAGRMKLPDEDDLEFIPLPEDAAVTTRSEPVQPPPTHPV, encoded by the coding sequence ATGATCGAGATGGTGATCGACGCGCGCAGGAAGGACCTCGGCGGGTTCGAGGTCGGGCGCATCCTGCCGTTCCATTCGCGCCGGATGGTCGGGCCGTTCATCTTTCTGGATCATATGGGTCCGGCCGAGTTCGCGCCGGGGTCCGAGGCGATCAATGTGCGGCCCCACCCCCACATCGGCCTGTCGACCCTGACCTATCTGTTCGAGGGTGAGATCATGCACCGCGACAGTCTGGGCTTTAGTCAGGCGATCCGTCCGGGCGAGGTCAACTGGATGACGGCGGGCAAGGGCATCGTCCATTCCGAACGCACCGATCCGCTGAAGCAGGCGCAGGGCGGGCCGATGAACGGCATGCAGGCCTGGATCGCCCTGCCCGATGAGGCCGAGGAGATCGACCCCGGCTTCCAGCACCATGGCGAGGACTCGCTGCCGGCCTATGAGAACAGCGGCCTGTTCGCGCGGCTGGTGGCGGGCGAGGCCTATGGCGCGGCGGCCAGTGTGAAGACGTCCTCGCCGCTGTTCTATGTCCACTGGGAGATGCAGCCGGGTGTGCGGACCACCCCGCCGTCGGGGAAGGGCGCGGGCGGCATGTCGGAGCGGGCGCTGTATGTCGCCAAGGGCCAGGTCGAGATCGGCGACCGGACCTTCCACGAGGGCCAGATGATCGTGCTGGCGCCTCATGCCGAGCCGACCGTGAAGTCCCTGACCCAGGCCACCGTCATGGCCCTGGGCGGCGAGCCGGTGGGCCCGCGGCTCATCTGGTGGAATTTCGTCTCGTCGTCCCAGGCCCGGCTGGATCAGGCCAAGGCCGACTGGCAGGCGGGCCGGATGAAACTGCCCGACGAGGACGACCTGGAGTTCATTCCTCTCCCGGAGGATGCGGCTGTCACGACCCGCTCGGAACCGGTCCAGCCGCCGCCGACGCACCCGGTGTGA
- a CDS encoding DUF1697 domain-containing protein, with the protein MDHRIVLFRAMNTGGIRAPVTEQRAMAEAMGLANPRTLMASGNLVVGSDRDPAELEAAIEAETEVRFGRLIETLVRTPAQWAAMMAANPFADAAASDPTRLLVMVMKGEIRPGAVEALRALATGDEAVAAAGGNLFFWHPDGIGASKMAQKAQPRLIGTGTGRNWNTVLKLAALVDL; encoded by the coding sequence ATGGATCACCGCATCGTCCTGTTCCGCGCGATGAACACCGGCGGCATTCGCGCTCCGGTGACCGAGCAGCGCGCGATGGCCGAGGCGATGGGGCTGGCCAATCCGCGCACCCTGATGGCCAGCGGCAATCTGGTGGTCGGCAGCGACCGGGATCCGGCCGAGCTGGAAGCGGCGATCGAGGCGGAGACCGAGGTCCGGTTCGGCCGGCTGATCGAGACCCTGGTGCGCACCCCCGCCCAGTGGGCGGCGATGATGGCCGCCAACCCCTTTGCCGATGCCGCGGCATCGGATCCGACCCGCCTGCTCGTCATGGTGATGAAGGGCGAGATCCGGCCGGGAGCGGTGGAGGCCCTGCGCGCCCTTGCCACCGGCGATGAGGCGGTCGCGGCGGCTGGCGGAAACCTGTTCTTCTGGCATCCGGACGGCATCGGCGCGTCGAAAATGGCCCAGAAGGCGCAGCCTCGGCTGATCGGCACGGGCACGGGGCGCAACTGGAACACGGTGCTGAAGCTGGCCGCCCTGGTCGACCTCTGA
- the mutM gene encoding bifunctional DNA-formamidopyrimidine glycosylase/DNA-(apurinic or apyrimidinic site) lyase: MPELPEVETVRRGLEPVLVGARLTHVRQNRPDLRFPFPERFVERLTGATVERIDRRAKYLLTGLSTGETWVTHLGMTGRFTVDGEQLGEFEEPAPIGGKHEHMSLCALRDGSATRIGFADARRFGFMGLMATDAVDRHAWFAGLGPEPLGNGFSGAHLAEAFEGKKQTIKVSLLDQRIVAGLGNIYVCEALYRARISPLIAAGKVSRPRLERLAAVVRDVLTDAIAAGGSTLRDFANADGGQGYFQHRFDVYGREGQPCLGEGCTGRVRRIVQGGRSTFYCPTCQRR; encoded by the coding sequence ATGCCCGAACTTCCCGAGGTCGAGACGGTCCGACGGGGCCTGGAGCCTGTGCTGGTCGGGGCGCGCCTGACCCATGTGCGACAGAATCGCCCGGACCTGCGCTTCCCCTTTCCCGAGCGGTTCGTCGAACGGCTGACGGGGGCGACCGTGGAGCGGATCGACCGCCGGGCCAAATACCTGCTGACGGGCCTGTCGACCGGCGAGACCTGGGTGACCCACCTGGGCATGACCGGGCGCTTCACCGTCGACGGCGAACAGCTGGGCGAGTTCGAGGAGCCCGCTCCCATCGGCGGCAAGCACGAACACATGAGCCTGTGCGCCTTGCGCGACGGGTCCGCGACCCGGATCGGGTTCGCCGACGCACGCCGGTTCGGCTTCATGGGGCTGATGGCGACGGACGCAGTCGACCGCCATGCCTGGTTCGCCGGTCTGGGACCCGAGCCGCTCGGCAACGGCTTTTCCGGCGCGCACCTCGCCGAGGCCTTCGAGGGCAAGAAGCAGACCATCAAGGTGTCGTTGCTGGATCAGCGGATCGTGGCCGGTCTGGGCAACATCTATGTCTGCGAGGCCCTGTACCGCGCACGCATCTCGCCCCTGATCGCGGCGGGCAAGGTTTCGCGGCCCCGGCTGGAGCGGCTGGCGGCGGTCGTCCGCGACGTGCTGACCGATGCCATCGCGGCGGGCGGATCGACGCTGCGCGACTTCGCCAATGCCGACGGCGGCCAGGGCTATTTCCAGCACCGGTTCGACGTCTATGGCCGCGAGGGCCAGCCCTGCCTCGGCGAAGGCTGCACCGGCAGGGTCCGGCGCATCGTCCAGGGCGGCCGCTCGACCTTCTACTGCCCCACATGCCAGAGGCGATGA
- a CDS encoding phosphatase PAP2 family protein, with product MTIAAVALLALSLYFVLLPGVDIAVARLFHSPETGFPLADNVVLKALRKSSTYVLMLIVLGLLGEIAVGLRARVGRFRHYSRRAVVLLAGLVIGPGLIVNGLLKSMWGRPRPIQTDLFGGDATFTPAWTISDGCAQNCSFVSGEASSAAWMVAAVWVMTPPEWRRWTVPAALTYGIALSVNRMAFGGHYLSDTLLSWAITGLVLAVLHRLTLACPVEARRARRGQRSRPGVA from the coding sequence GTGACGATAGCGGCCGTCGCCTTGCTGGCCCTGTCGCTCTATTTCGTGCTTCTGCCGGGTGTCGATATCGCAGTGGCCCGGCTGTTCCATTCGCCGGAGACCGGCTTTCCCCTGGCCGACAACGTCGTGCTGAAGGCGCTGAGAAAGTCCTCGACCTATGTACTGATGTTGATCGTCCTGGGCCTGCTGGGCGAGATCGCGGTCGGACTCCGGGCCCGTGTCGGCCGTTTCCGGCACTACAGCCGACGGGCCGTGGTGCTGCTGGCCGGACTGGTGATCGGGCCGGGCCTGATCGTCAACGGCCTGCTGAAGTCGATGTGGGGGCGGCCGCGCCCGATCCAGACCGACCTGTTCGGCGGCGACGCGACCTTCACCCCCGCATGGACGATCAGCGACGGCTGCGCGCAGAACTGCTCGTTCGTTTCCGGCGAGGCGTCGTCGGCAGCCTGGATGGTGGCGGCGGTCTGGGTGATGACGCCACCCGAGTGGCGGCGCTGGACCGTTCCGGCCGCTCTGACCTATGGCATCGCCCTGTCGGTCAACCGGATGGCGTTCGGCGGCCATTACCTGTCCGACACCCTGCTGTCGTGGGCCATCACGGGCCTGGTGCTGGCCGTCCTGCATCGCCTCACCCTGGCCTGTCCGGTCGAGGCCCGGCGCGCCCGGCGCGGGCAGCGAAGCCGCCCCGGCGTCGCCTGA
- a CDS encoding OPT family oligopeptide transporter — MTQTAPAAPPARRVELTVRAVILGCLLAVIFTAANTYLGLKVGLTFASAIPAAVISMAILRAFRTSTIWENMTVQTVASVGGAMSSIIFVLPGLVMVGWWTGFPFWESVLICVFGGVLGVTFSIPLRRALVVDAGLPYPEGVAAAEVLTVGSRGAEQTDSAVRENKAGLAVVVVGAIVSTVYAWLVSARVFAGEAARFVKLPASLGGGATGLGFGMQFALLGAGHLIGLTVGLAQLFGLIVAWFVFVPLMTSPDLVAWLASHGIESIASTVAGASPEELATTVWRREVRFMGAGVIGVAALWTLIKLAGPLVGGLTSALAANRRRAGGEVLERSEQDIPIHLIGLISVACLVGIAGILAVFAQSNPTLAGSTALLVGGGLVYVVVIGFAVAAICGYMAGLIGSSNSPVSGVGILAIVIASVLMLGVMALSGLPADPSVVAFALIVTAVVFAVAVIANDNLQDLKTGQLVGATPWRQQTALIIGVGAGAIVIPLILNLLNQAFGFEGGPAGIADEPLAAPQATLISALAKGVIDGGLRWDLIGIGAVIGVVIIVLDAVLNATSKGRVKLPPLAVGIGFYLPAAVTTMLVIGAVAGWVYDRAIKTTRFADVGRRMGVLLASGLIVGESLFLVMTAGVIVATKNDSPFALIAEGSSWPAMLAGIVAFAVLTLALYTWVRSRSARV; from the coding sequence ATGACCCAGACCGCCCCCGCCGCCCCGCCCGCCCGGCGCGTGGAGCTGACCGTCCGGGCCGTGATCCTGGGCTGTCTGCTGGCGGTGATCTTCACGGCCGCCAACACCTATCTGGGCCTTAAGGTCGGGCTGACCTTCGCCTCGGCCATTCCCGCGGCGGTCATTTCCATGGCCATCCTGCGGGCCTTCAGGACCTCGACGATCTGGGAGAATATGACGGTCCAGACCGTGGCCTCGGTCGGCGGTGCGATGAGTTCGATCATCTTCGTCCTGCCCGGCCTCGTCATGGTCGGCTGGTGGACCGGGTTTCCCTTCTGGGAATCGGTGCTGATCTGCGTGTTCGGCGGCGTGCTGGGCGTGACCTTCTCCATCCCTCTCCGTCGCGCCCTGGTCGTCGATGCGGGCCTGCCGTATCCCGAAGGCGTCGCGGCGGCCGAGGTCCTGACCGTCGGCTCTCGCGGGGCCGAACAGACCGACAGCGCGGTGCGCGAGAACAAGGCCGGTCTGGCCGTCGTGGTCGTCGGTGCCATCGTGTCCACCGTCTATGCCTGGCTGGTGTCGGCGCGGGTGTTCGCTGGCGAGGCGGCGCGGTTCGTCAAATTGCCCGCCTCTCTGGGCGGCGGAGCCACCGGTCTGGGCTTCGGCATGCAGTTCGCGCTTCTGGGGGCCGGACACCTGATCGGGCTGACGGTCGGTCTGGCCCAGCTGTTCGGCCTGATTGTCGCCTGGTTCGTGTTCGTGCCGCTGATGACCTCGCCCGACCTGGTGGCCTGGCTGGCCAGCCATGGGATCGAGTCCATCGCCTCCACCGTTGCCGGGGCCTCGCCCGAGGAACTGGCCACGACGGTCTGGCGACGCGAGGTCCGGTTCATGGGGGCGGGGGTGATCGGCGTGGCCGCCCTGTGGACCCTGATCAAGCTGGCCGGACCGCTGGTCGGCGGCCTGACCTCGGCGCTGGCGGCCAACCGGCGCCGTGCCGGGGGCGAGGTGCTGGAACGCTCCGAGCAGGACATTCCCATCCATCTGATCGGACTGATCTCGGTCGCCTGCCTGGTCGGTATCGCCGGCATCCTGGCGGTCTTCGCCCAGAGCAATCCGACGCTGGCCGGATCGACCGCCCTGCTGGTCGGCGGGGGTCTGGTCTATGTCGTCGTCATCGGCTTCGCGGTGGCGGCGATCTGCGGCTATATGGCCGGGCTGATCGGGTCCTCGAACAGCCCGGTGTCGGGCGTCGGCATCCTGGCCATCGTCATCGCCTCGGTCCTGATGCTGGGCGTGATGGCGCTGTCGGGCCTGCCCGCCGATCCGTCGGTCGTGGCCTTCGCCCTGATCGTGACGGCGGTGGTCTTTGCCGTGGCCGTGATCGCCAACGACAACCTGCAGGACCTGAAGACCGGCCAGTTGGTCGGGGCCACGCCCTGGCGTCAGCAGACGGCGCTGATCATCGGCGTGGGCGCGGGCGCGATCGTCATTCCCCTGATCCTGAACCTGCTGAACCAGGCCTTCGGCTTCGAGGGCGGCCCGGCCGGGATCGCCGACGAGCCTCTGGCCGCCCCGCAGGCCACGCTGATCTCGGCCCTGGCCAAGGGGGTGATCGACGGCGGGCTGCGCTGGGACCTGATCGGCATCGGTGCCGTGATCGGCGTCGTCATCATCGTGCTGGACGCAGTGCTGAACGCGACGAGCAAGGGCCGGGTCAAGCTGCCGCCGCTGGCCGTCGGCATCGGTTTCTATCTGCCCGCCGCAGTGACCACGATGCTGGTCATCGGGGCCGTCGCGGGCTGGGTCTATGACCGGGCGATCAAAACCACCCGCTTCGCCGACGTCGGCCGGCGCATGGGCGTGCTCCTGGCCAGCGGCCTGATCGTGGGCGAGAGCCTTTTCCTGGTCATGACGGCCGGGGTCATCGTGGCGACCAAAAACGACTCTCCGTTCGCCCTGATCGCGGAAGGATCCTCCTGGCCGGCCATGCTGGCGGGGATCGTCGCCTTCGCCGTCCTGACCCTGGCGCTCTACACCTGGGTCCGGAGCCGGTCCGCCAGGGTCTGA